GAAGGGAACAAGGAACAAGGAATAATGAAGGAAGAAGGGAGGAAATGTTCAATGCTCAAGAATCAACGTTCAAGGTACAAGGAAGGATGAGTGAGGAATAAGAAGTAATGAGTGAGGAGGGTTCTGTATTTTTAGAATTCCCCATTTTCACCTGATTATCAGGCAATTATACAAAGTACTTCCTTAATTATTAATGAATGTTAGCTGAGTTAGTATAGGCTCTGATATGAATGATTAGTGAATGTGGAAGGCAGGTAGAGGGCTTTATCTGTGCAGTTGGTACGGACTTACCTACAGAAGAGGTACAGAAGAGGTACAGACTAGGTACAGGAGAGGTACAAGAGACCTAGCAACCTAGAGAGGAGTAACCAGTTAGAAAGGATTAGGGACTAATGACTCAAAAAAGACTGAAACGGGGAATTACCACCTTACTATTTTACCAGCCGTATTCAAAGCTCCTACTCTTCCTACTATATATAATTATACTTTGTTAGCAATACATCACACTTCGTATATATTTGAAAAATAATCAAGAGGAATAGTTGTTGTTGCTTTTGAATCTCCCTTTTCCTAACGAGCCTGCCTTTTGTTTCAAATACCAGCTTATCCACCAGCCATTATCATGAACAAATCAATTAGGAAGATTATTCTGTTATTTGCTTTTAGTCTTACTATCCCTATTACTTGGCTAGCGGCGCAAGGCAGACCGGAGGCTATTAGAGAGATTGATTCCTTAAATAAGCAGGCAGAAACCATACTTGATAAAAAGCCTGGCGAGGCCAAACAACTTGCAACAATAGCCTTAACGCGTTCCGTTGAAGCCGGGTACGAATTGGGTGAAGCCAGCGCCCGCTCGCACCTTGGTGCTGTTCATCTTACAGAAGGCAATAATGCGAAAGCCATTGAAGCCTGCCTAGAGGCACTAAAAATATTTGACAAGAAAGAACAATATCAAAATACGACAGGTTATGCATTAACCTATATCCGATTAGCTTCTGCCTTTTACTTAGAAAAGGACTATGTGCGAGGGATCGCCTATTCGCGGACGGCTATAGCGGTTTCTCAGAAACTTCAGGACCACCAGTTATTGGCAGTATCTTATAGAGGCTTAGGTAATAACTTCAACTGGCTTCAGCAAGCAGATAGTGCACTTTATTATTATACAAAAGCAAAGGACCAATTTAAGGCCATCAACTCACTGGTAGGTCTATCTACCATAGAAAACAATATTGGCATCGTTTATTTTTATAAAGGTGATTACCTAACAGCTATCAACCACTACGCTGAAGCGTTAACCCTTACGGAAAAAAACATCGATATTTTTTCTTACAACAAAGGCCTTTATAATATAGCAGAGGGCTATTACATGCTAAAGTCTTATGCGAAGGCGATAAACTACTTAGACAGCGCAGAGACGTTTGCAAAGAAGTTTAATGCATTGGGAGACATATTGAACGCTTATGCCCTTAAGGCTAAAACCTACCAGGCCATGGGGAACCTGGATAGTTCTGCCTCCTATTATGAGAAAACCATTGGACTGAAGGATTCTCTGTACAACGATACCTACCGGAAGGAACTAGCGTCTTTGCAAACACAATCGAATGTGTATAAGACAGAGACAGAGAACAAGCTGCTGGTGCAGGATAAACACATTGCTGTCCTATACCGTAACCTGGCAATAGCAGGCATTATCGTTTTAATAGCGATACTGGCCTTCTTCTTATTAAATCAACGCATACGAATACACCGCCGGGTAAAAAACAAACTTGAGGAGGAAGTGGCATTACGCACGCAAGAGATCTTTCGCCAGAAAGAAACCATCTTTCACACCAACCTGAAGCTGAAGCTGGCACTCAATGGTGCCAAGTTCAATTCGCACTTTATTTATAATGTACTGCATTCCAT
This genomic interval from Flavisolibacter tropicus contains the following:
- a CDS encoding tetratricopeptide repeat-containing sensor histidine kinase — translated: MNKSIRKIILLFAFSLTIPITWLAAQGRPEAIREIDSLNKQAETILDKKPGEAKQLATIALTRSVEAGYELGEASARSHLGAVHLTEGNNAKAIEACLEALKIFDKKEQYQNTTGYALTYIRLASAFYLEKDYVRGIAYSRTAIAVSQKLQDHQLLAVSYRGLGNNFNWLQQADSALYYYTKAKDQFKAINSLVGLSTIENNIGIVYFYKGDYLTAINHYAEALTLTEKNIDIFSYNKGLYNIAEGYYMLKSYAKAINYLDSAETFAKKFNALGDILNAYALKAKTYQAMGNLDSSASYYEKTIGLKDSLYNDTYRKELASLQTQSNVYKTETENKLLVQDKHIAVLYRNLAIAGIIVLIAILAFFLLNQRIRIHRRVKNKLEEEVALRTQEIFRQKETIFHTNLKLKLALNGAKFNSHFIYNVLHSIQQVVLQQKPQEAHEYLSKLSRLMQYVLKKSPLDTVSLEEEVEMLTYYIQLEQLRLNHQFTYNITVDGNEQTPVPAVLLQPYIEDAIENRIAPATVDNLHLTLHISIANDEFSVVITDNGLKRGKEKRSKHQVQGFKTGQERLDLLTHLTHKNHSVITEDQAATGGNESKTKVTLQIPLNSAPTATNPEFDGGNEA